Genomic segment of Synechococcus sp. A18-25c:
CAGGGCGAAGATCACCCAAGGGGCAATGCTCACGAGTCGATCAACGCCGTTGATCACGGCTTCAATGCCGGCGCTTGCGCATGACGAACCCAGAAAGGCACTCAACACAATGGCCCCCGCCACGATACCTACCATCAACATCGACCAGACCACGGACACCAGGGCTGGTCGTTGCTTTTCAGTGGTCACATCCACCAGGAGTGCTGCGAAGGGCGTGGAACTGGCTGAAATCGCGAGGCCATAAAAGAGGAACACCACTGCGAGCACTACCCCCCGCAGAAACACACTGCTGCTGTCGCCCTCTTGTGAGGCTTCGGCGATCCACAACACGGTGCGCCCTGCCACCCAAGTGAGTGTGCAGAAGGCCGCTGCTCCACCAATGATGAATGGTGTCCGGCGAAGTCCTTTCCACCGGCAGCGGTCCGATCGTTGTCCAAACCAAACGCGTGTAAACGCCACGAGCTGCTGACTGCCGAGGGCCAGTGCCGTCAACGCGGCAGGGACCTCAAACTCGTCGATCAGCAATCGATTGAAAATGCCCAGGGTGAGAACGGACAGGGCACCTAGACAGGCCTGAAACAGACCCAGGCGTAGGGAGAGAGCGACGAAGCGAGCAGATCCCACGGAACGGTCGGAAGCGTCGCCCGACCCTAGGGGCTAGATCAACACCGTTCGACTGGAGCCATCGTCAACCCTTGGGCGCCCAATTGTTGGTGGTAAAGCTCTGCCTGTTCGAGTGGGCCACACCACACTTCAGCTGATCCCTCTCCGTCAATGCGCCGCGCCAAAGCCCAGGCACGGTCAGTGTTCATCCCGGGCACGA
This window contains:
- the clpS gene encoding ATP-dependent Clp protease adapter ClpS, which produces MTSSSSGTATVLERERSTLRYPQARVIVLDDDVNTFEHVVECLCKIVPGMNTDRAWALARRIDGEGSAEVWCGPLEQAELYHQQLGAQGLTMAPVERC